One Buchnera aphidicola (Panaphis juglandis) DNA segment encodes these proteins:
- the pgi gene encoding glucose-6-phosphate isomerase, producing the protein MKSIVPIHTRSWKKLEQHFHDIKHLHLVNLFENDTNRFKNFSFIFKKNLLLDFSKNRITHQTIKLLLNLVQEMNLSNEIQSMFSGKHINITENRPVLHVALRNRSNTPIFVNGLDIMIEVNLILKKMKEFSNKVIQGIWKGYSGKNITHVVNVGIGGSHLGPKMVVEALKPYHNHLKVSFVSNIDSTELFNVLKTCDYETTIFLISSKTFSTEETITNFKTLKNNFLKQCGDQNSIQQHFFAITVNESEAINLGIPKDNIFKLWDWVGGRYSVWSAMGLSVVLVIGFKNFCKFLQGAYDMDIHFKNEPFEKNLPIFLALIGVWYNNFFNSETEAILPYDQYLKYFPSYVQQSNMESNGKNIDRNGNLVSWNTGPIIWGEVGTNGQHSFYQLIHQGTRLIPCDFITSIISHNPLEQHHKILLSNFFAQTHALAFGEYFYNKNRFLSKSNFINKDMDFLKKFKFFKGNQPSNTLLFKKMNPYSLGILISLYEHKVFTQGVIFNVFSFDQWGVELGKNISNNILKKLLYNDCNLCYESSTQGLIDFYNFHNQ; encoded by the coding sequence ATGAAAAGCATTGTCCCTATCCATACAAGATCATGGAAAAAATTAGAACAACATTTCCATGATATTAAACATCTACATTTGGTAAATTTATTTGAAAATGATACTAATCGTTTTAAAAATTTTTCTTTTATTTTTAAGAAAAATTTATTATTAGATTTTTCAAAAAATCGTATTACACATCAAACAATAAAGTTATTGTTAAATTTAGTTCAGGAAATGAATTTATCAAATGAAATTCAATCCATGTTTTCTGGAAAACATATTAATATTACTGAAAATCGACCTGTTTTGCATGTTGCGTTAAGAAATCGATCTAATACTCCGATTTTTGTAAATGGTTTAGATATTATGATAGAAGTGAATTTAATTTTGAAAAAAATGAAAGAATTTTCTAATAAAGTTATTCAAGGGATATGGAAAGGTTATTCTGGTAAGAATATTACTCATGTTGTTAATGTAGGAATTGGAGGTTCTCATTTGGGACCAAAAATGGTTGTGGAAGCTTTAAAACCATATCATAATCATTTAAAAGTTTCTTTTGTTTCAAATATTGATAGTACAGAATTATTTAATGTATTGAAAACGTGTGATTATGAAACTACCATATTTTTAATTTCTTCAAAGACGTTTTCTACTGAAGAAACTATTACTAATTTTAAAACTTTAAAAAATAATTTTTTAAAACAATGTGGAGATCAAAACAGTATTCAACAGCATTTTTTTGCAATTACTGTGAATGAATCAGAAGCTATTAATTTAGGAATACCTAAAGATAATATTTTTAAGTTATGGGATTGGGTTGGAGGTAGATATTCAGTATGGTCTGCAATGGGATTATCAGTTGTATTAGTGATTGGTTTTAAAAATTTTTGTAAATTTTTACAAGGTGCTTATGATATGGATATTCATTTTAAAAATGAACCATTTGAAAAGAATCTTCCTATATTTTTAGCACTTATTGGTGTTTGGTATAATAACTTTTTTAATTCAGAAACAGAAGCAATTCTACCTTATGATCAATATTTAAAATATTTTCCATCATATGTTCAGCAAAGTAATATGGAATCTAATGGAAAAAATATCGATCGTAATGGTAATTTAGTATCATGGAATACTGGACCAATCATTTGGGGTGAAGTTGGTACAAATGGTCAACATTCATTTTATCAACTCATACACCAAGGGACTAGATTAATTCCATGTGATTTTATTACCTCTATTATATCTCATAATCCTTTGGAACAGCATCATAAAATTTTATTATCAAATTTTTTTGCTCAAACACATGCATTGGCTTTTGGTGAATATTTTTATAATAAAAATAGATTTTTATCGAAATCTAATTTTATTAATAAAGATATGGATTTTTTAAAAAAATTTAAATTTTTCAAAGGTAATCAACCCAGTAATACGTTATTATTTAAAAAAATGAATCCTTATTCATTAGGAATATTAATTTCATTATATGAACATAAAGTTTTTACTCAAGGAGTTATTTTTAATGTTTTTAGTTTTGATCAATGGGGAGTTGAACTTGGAAAAAATATTTCTAATAATATTTTAAAAAAGTTGTTATATAATGATTGTAATTTATGTTATGAATCTTCAACACAGGGATTAATTGATTTTTATAACTTTCATAAT
- the rpmE gene encoding 50S ribosomal protein L31, with protein MKNNIHPVYNKISFHCSCGNTFEVCSTLKKNTVNIDICSQCHPFYTGKQRVVSKGGRIEQFNKKFL; from the coding sequence ATGAAAAATAATATTCATCCAGTATATAATAAAATTTCTTTTCATTGTTCATGTGGTAATACTTTTGAAGTATGTTCCACTTTAAAAAAAAATACTGTTAATATTGATATATGTTCACAATGTCATCCTTTTTATACTGGAAAACAAAGAGTTGTCAGTAAAGGTGGACGTATTGAACAATTTAATAAAAAATTTTTATAA
- the hslV gene encoding ATP-dependent protease subunit HslV — MTTILSIRLNNKVVIGGDGQATFGNTIIKKNVNKVRSLYNNKVISGFAGGTADAFSLFELFEKKLEMYQGQLKKSAIELAKEWRNDRILKKLEAILAVADKNISLIITGNGDVIQPENDIIAIGSGGPYAQASAYALLQNSNLEARSIVEKSLNIAADICIYTNHIFTIKELHSEK, encoded by the coding sequence ATGACAACAATCCTAAGTATACGATTAAATAACAAAGTAGTAATTGGTGGAGATGGTCAAGCAACGTTTGGAAATACAATTATTAAAAAAAACGTGAATAAAGTACGATCTTTATATAATAATAAAGTCATTTCAGGATTTGCCGGAGGAACAGCAGATGCATTTTCTTTATTTGAATTATTTGAAAAAAAACTCGAAATGTATCAAGGACAATTAAAAAAGTCAGCAATAGAACTTGCAAAAGAATGGAGAAATGACCGAATATTAAAAAAATTAGAAGCAATACTAGCAGTAGCTGATAAAAATATTTCACTCATAATAACAGGTAATGGTGATGTCATACAGCCAGAAAACGACATTATTGCTATTGGTTCAGGAGGTCCATATGCTCAAGCATCTGCTTATGCACTATTGCAAAATTCAAATCTAGAAGCACGAAGTATTGTTGAAAAATCATTAAATATTGCTGCTGATATTTGTATATACACTAATCATATTTTTACTATTAAAGAACTACACTCAGAAAAATAA
- the hslU gene encoding ATP-dependent protease ATPase subunit HslU: MSIITPKEIVQELDKFIIGQDKAKRAVAVALRNRWRRMKLNREFRKEITPKNILMIGPTGVGKTEISRRLAKLANAPFIKVEATKFTEVGYVGKEVDSIIRDLTEIAIKIIRMKKIKKNKNTAKKIAEKRILEILVPTIQDTDNTSKKPNTTIQMFHKQLKSGKLDDKEIEIHVINQSMGIEIMAPPGMEELTNQLQLLFQNLNQNKKTKKRLKVKEALQILCEEEASKLLNIEEIKKEAIQSVEQNGIVFIDELDKICKKQGTSGLDVSREGVQRDLLPLIEGCTVSTKYGMVNTDHILFITSGAFQISSPKDLIPELQGRLPIRVQLHSLNINDFEKILTEPKISLVKQYIELMKTEGVKIKFTNDGIHKIAEASWKINQTMENIGARRLYTVLERLMEDISFKANELQDKIININSEYVSKHLDQLIYNEDLNRFIL, encoded by the coding sequence ATGTCAATCATAACTCCTAAAGAAATTGTACAAGAATTAGACAAATTCATTATAGGTCAAGACAAAGCAAAGCGAGCAGTAGCTGTGGCATTACGTAATCGATGGAGAAGAATGAAATTAAATCGAGAATTTCGAAAAGAAATTACCCCAAAAAATATTTTAATGATCGGTCCAACAGGAGTAGGGAAAACAGAAATTTCACGCAGATTAGCAAAATTAGCTAATGCTCCATTTATTAAAGTTGAAGCAACAAAATTTACCGAAGTTGGATATGTTGGAAAAGAAGTCGACTCTATTATTCGTGATTTAACCGAAATAGCTATAAAAATTATTCGAATGAAAAAAATAAAAAAAAATAAAAATACGGCAAAAAAAATCGCCGAAAAAAGAATTTTAGAAATTTTAGTTCCTACAATACAAGATACCGATAACACCTCAAAAAAACCAAATACAACAATACAAATGTTTCATAAACAACTAAAATCTGGAAAATTAGATGATAAAGAAATTGAAATTCATGTTATAAACCAGTCTATGGGAATTGAAATTATGGCTCCACCAGGAATGGAAGAACTAACAAATCAACTACAATTACTTTTTCAAAATCTAAATCAAAATAAAAAAACAAAAAAAAGATTAAAAGTAAAAGAAGCATTACAAATATTATGTGAAGAAGAAGCATCAAAATTATTAAATATTGAAGAAATTAAAAAAGAAGCAATACAATCTGTAGAACAAAATGGAATAGTATTTATTGATGAATTGGATAAAATTTGTAAAAAACAAGGAACATCTGGACTTGATGTATCAAGAGAAGGTGTTCAAAGAGATCTATTACCATTAATAGAAGGTTGTACAGTATCTACAAAATATGGAATGGTAAACACGGATCACATTTTATTCATTACATCCGGAGCATTTCAAATATCTTCTCCAAAAGATCTCATCCCTGAACTACAAGGTAGATTACCAATTAGAGTACAATTGCATTCATTAAATATTAATGACTTTGAAAAAATATTAACAGAACCAAAAATATCCCTTGTAAAACAATATATTGAATTAATGAAAACAGAAGGGGTAAAAATAAAATTTACAAATGATGGAATACATAAAATTGCAGAAGCTTCATGGAAAATAAATCAAACTATGGAAAATATTGGAGCAAGAAGATTATATACTGTACTGGAACGTTTAATGGAAGATATTTCTTTTAAAGCTAATGAGTTACAAGATAAAATTATTAACATAAATTCTGAATATGTTAGTAAACATTTGGATCAATTAATATATAATGAAGATTTAAACCGGTTTATATTATAA
- a CDS encoding FAD-binding oxidoreductase: protein MTIWVKATVIKVKRWTEKLFTLILNAPISKFEAGQFTKFSVKINKEKNIKRVYSYINAPKNPNLEFCIALIPKGIMTNKLYQLTPGNTILISKTSSGFFTIHEIPRCENLWMFATGTAIGPFCSILQDGKKLDNFKRIIIVYAVKYINECIYLELIKNIKKKYNKKIIIQTITSQEKNKNSLNGRIPNLLKKEILEKKIGFKINHNNSHVMLCGNPGMVKDTQDFLIKHRNLKKHLRRSPGHISSENYW from the coding sequence ATGACAATATGGGTTAAAGCTACAGTAATTAAAGTAAAAAGATGGACAGAAAAACTATTTACTTTAATTTTAAATGCTCCAATTTCTAAATTTGAAGCAGGACAATTTACAAAATTCTCCGTTAAAATTAACAAAGAAAAAAATATTAAAAGAGTATATTCTTATATTAATGCACCAAAAAACCCAAACCTAGAATTTTGTATTGCGTTAATTCCAAAAGGAATCATGACGAACAAATTATATCAATTAACTCCTGGAAATACAATCTTAATTTCTAAAACATCATCAGGATTTTTTACCATTCATGAAATTCCAAGATGTGAAAATCTTTGGATGTTTGCTACTGGAACTGCTATTGGCCCATTTTGTTCAATATTACAGGATGGAAAAAAGTTAGATAATTTTAAAAGAATAATCATAGTATATGCAGTAAAATATATTAATGAATGCATATATTTAGAATTAATAAAAAATATAAAAAAAAAATACAATAAAAAAATTATCATTCAAACTATTACTAGTCAAGAAAAAAATAAGAATTCTTTAAACGGAAGAATTCCAAACTTATTAAAAAAAGAAATACTAGAAAAAAAAATAGGTTTTAAAATTAACCATAACAATTCACATGTAATGTTATGTGGAAACCCAGGTATGGTAAAAGATACTCAAGATTTTTTAATAAAACATCGAAATTTAAAAAAACACTTAAGAAGATCACCTGGTCATATTAGTAGTGAAAATTATTGGTAA
- the epmA gene encoding elongation factor P--(R)-beta-lysine ligase — protein MILFYRSKIIARIRDFFSERNILEVDTPSLIKYTVTDINILPFKVLGKNKMDGVNFWLSTSPEYHMKRLLSSDIGAIYQICRVFRDEEIGQYHNSEFTMLEWYQPFYNMFDMMEIIELLFDKVFNISVFDRESYQNIFIKYFCVDPFHTDIKELNLILKKINCSNFCNSNNTITEILNLIFVFGIEPYLGKLRPISVYNYPSNQALLSKINDDDHRICERFEIFFQGIELGNAFCELINANEQNKRFNLENRIRKKNGLPQQCIDFRLIKALKKKYMPNCSGVSLGLDRIIMIMLKEKNIKNILSFSFKDC, from the coding sequence ATGATTTTATTCTATCGTTCTAAAATTATTGCACGGATACGTGATTTCTTTTCTGAAAGAAATATTTTAGAGGTTGATACACCTTCATTAATAAAATATACGGTAACGGATATAAATATTTTACCTTTTAAAGTATTAGGTAAAAATAAAATGGATGGCGTTAATTTTTGGTTAAGTACGAGTCCAGAATATCATATGAAGCGTTTGTTATCTTCCGATATTGGTGCAATTTATCAAATATGTCGGGTTTTTAGAGATGAAGAAATTGGTCAATATCATAATTCTGAATTCACCATGTTAGAATGGTATCAACCATTTTATAATATGTTTGATATGATGGAAATTATTGAATTGTTATTTGATAAAGTTTTTAATATTAGTGTTTTTGATCGAGAATCTTATCAAAATATATTTATAAAATATTTTTGTGTTGATCCTTTTCATACCGATATTAAGGAGTTAAATTTAATTTTAAAAAAAATTAATTGTAGTAATTTTTGTAATTCAAATAATACTATTACTGAGATATTGAATTTGATTTTTGTTTTTGGAATTGAACCATATCTCGGTAAATTACGTCCAATATCGGTTTATAATTATCCTTCGAATCAAGCATTATTATCAAAAATTAATGATGATGACCATCGTATTTGTGAAAGATTTGAGATATTTTTTCAAGGAATAGAATTAGGAAATGCATTTTGTGAATTAATTAATGCTAATGAACAAAATAAACGATTTAATTTAGAAAACAGAATTAGAAAAAAAAATGGATTACCACAACAATGTATTGATTTTCGTTTGATAAAAGCTTTAAAAAAAAAATATATGCCTAATTGTTCTGGTGTTTCTTTAGGTTTAGATAGAATAATAATGATTATGTTGAAAGAAAAAAATATAAAAAATATTCTATCTTTTTCTTTTAAAGATTGTTAA
- a CDS encoding class I SAM-dependent methyltransferase yields the protein MKYKINIIDYTNGKYKEFLLKNWNIQQNYHTEFSLIIHEHRIELKNNANKNIKNIWIDFNHKKMKSYQDDSKIKIIKAIGIKKKPFLNVIDATAGLGKDSFMMFSYGCTITMIENNPILSILIYDGLKRSYNDPIIGNIIKKKMKHINHSSINIQSLNLQKPDVIYLDPMFPRKKKKSLPKKHMNTIQNLVKKDSDTQLLFNACKNFAKNRIVVKRKKNFKIISKNKPNYMIYSKKYRFDVYLIHKNLKS from the coding sequence ATGAAATATAAAATTAATATTATTGATTATACTAATGGAAAATATAAAGAGTTTCTTCTAAAAAACTGGAATATTCAACAAAATTATCATACTGAATTTTCTTTAATTATTCACGAACACCGAATTGAATTAAAAAATAACGCTAATAAAAATATAAAAAATATATGGATAGATTTTAACCATAAAAAAATGAAATCTTACCAAGATGATTCAAAAATAAAAATAATAAAAGCTATTGGTATAAAAAAAAAACCTTTTTTAAATGTCATAGATGCTACTGCAGGATTAGGAAAAGATTCATTCATGATGTTTTCATATGGTTGTACAATTACTATGATAGAAAATAATCCTATTTTATCAATTTTAATATATGACGGTTTAAAAAGAAGCTATAACGATCCAATCATTGGAAATATTATTAAAAAAAAAATGAAACATATAAATCATTCATCTATTAATATTCAATCACTAAATCTTCAAAAACCAGATGTCATTTATCTTGATCCAATGTTTCCTAGAAAAAAAAAAAAATCACTTCCTAAAAAACACATGAATACAATCCAAAATTTAGTAAAAAAAGATTCAGATACTCAATTATTATTCAATGCTTGTAAAAATTTTGCAAAAAATAGAATAGTCGTAAAAAGAAAAAAAAACTTCAAAATCATATCTAAAAATAAACCAAATTATATGATATATTCAAAAAAATATCGATTTGATGTATATTTAATTCATAAAAATTTAAAATCTTAA
- a CDS encoding MFS transporter, with product MVDFKNHNNVKCSNVVINSLNHDNKEYIHKDTMKFKKVIFALFSAGLATFSILYCVQPILPTFSSEFHLSPAQSSLSLSVTTASMAIGMLFTGSLSDTFGRKIVMSSSLLLATTFTILCSMMHTWLEIITVRILTGITLSGVAAVAMTYLSEEIHPKVLPFAIGLYISGNTIGGFSGRFLSSVLVNYFSWEKSILIIGLLSLTGSLLFLLLLPSSNNFKGISLKPSKIMESFVFQWRDEVLSVLFFIGFILMGSFVTLFNYVGYRLMIPPFSLNQVVIGLLSVVYLSGAYSSPKASEFIIRYGRKNVLICSLLMMIFGIFITQWNFLFLIILGLMVFSSGFFAAHSISSSWIGYRSKVAKGQASSLYLCCYYLGSSILGTLGGCFWSLGNWIGISIFIVCMLFLGIKSIYQLRVRINE from the coding sequence GTGGTGGATTTTAAAAATCATAATAATGTAAAGTGTTCAAATGTAGTAATAAATTCTTTAAATCATGATAATAAAGAATATATTCATAAAGATACTATGAAATTTAAAAAAGTAATTTTTGCACTTTTTTCAGCTGGTTTAGCTACATTTTCAATTTTATATTGTGTTCAGCCTATTTTACCTACTTTTTCTAGTGAATTTCATTTAAGTCCAGCTCAAAGTAGCTTATCTTTGTCAGTTACAACAGCATCTATGGCAATAGGTATGCTATTTACTGGATCTTTATCAGATACATTTGGTCGAAAAATTGTTATGAGTTCTTCTTTGTTATTGGCAACTACATTTACTATTTTATGTTCTATGATGCATACTTGGTTAGAAATTATTACTGTTAGAATATTAACTGGTATAACATTAAGTGGTGTAGCTGCTGTAGCAATGACTTATTTGAGTGAAGAGATACACCCTAAAGTTCTTCCTTTTGCTATAGGATTATATATTAGTGGTAATACTATTGGTGGTTTTTCTGGTCGGTTTTTAAGTAGCGTTTTGGTGAATTATTTTTCTTGGGAAAAATCAATTTTAATTATTGGTTTATTGTCTTTAACTGGTTCGTTGTTATTTTTATTATTATTACCTTCATCGAATAATTTTAAGGGTATTTCTTTAAAACCGAGTAAAATTATGGAAAGTTTTGTTTTTCAATGGCGTGATGAAGTTTTATCTGTTTTATTTTTTATTGGTTTCATTTTAATGGGGAGTTTTGTAACGTTATTTAATTATGTTGGTTACAGGTTAATGATTCCTCCTTTTTCTTTGAATCAAGTTGTAATAGGATTATTATCTGTAGTATATTTAAGTGGAGCATATAGTTCACCAAAAGCTAGTGAATTCATTATCAGATATGGTCGTAAAAATGTTTTAATATGTTCATTATTAATGATGATTTTTGGAATTTTTATTACACAATGGAATTTTTTGTTTTTAATTATTTTAGGTTTAATGGTATTTTCTAGTGGTTTTTTTGCTGCTCATTCTATTTCAAGTAGTTGGATTGGATATCGATCCAAAGTTGCTAAGGGTCAGGCATCATCTTTATATTTATGTTGTTATTATCTTGGTTCGAGTATTCTTGGAACTTTAGGAGGATGCTTTTGGTCTCTTGGAAATTGGATAGGAATTTCTATTTTTATTGTTTGTATGTTATTTCTTGGGATAAAATCGATATATCAACTTAGAGTTCGTATTAACGAATAA
- the dapF gene encoding diaminopimelate epimerase, translating into MCDKKKKISFSKMHGLGNDFIVFDKINQNFLLNSSIIQKISNRNTGIGCDQVLIVEKSNNIKFDFYYRIFNSDGSEASQCGNGARCFAYFVYLKKLTQKKSIIVKTKYNSLLINIIDKDNIIVNMGKPLFNINNIPNFSISNFQIHDIKVDNNIFYFSEIFIGNPHCVILVKDIDHAPVDTVGSFLNQNSRFKNGVNVNFMKIISSNHIMLRVYERGVGETQACGSGACASVVSGIIQNVLKKDVIVELMGGVLKISWGGFNHSVYMNGPAKHVYDGYINYSFLYS; encoded by the coding sequence ATGTGTGATAAAAAAAAAAAAATATCTTTTTCAAAGATGCACGGCTTAGGTAATGATTTTATTGTTTTTGATAAAATTAATCAAAATTTTTTATTAAATTCTAGTATTATTCAAAAAATATCGAATAGAAATACTGGTATTGGTTGTGATCAGGTATTGATAGTAGAAAAATCTAATAATATTAAATTTGACTTCTATTATCGTATTTTTAATTCAGATGGATCTGAAGCATCTCAATGTGGAAATGGAGCTAGATGTTTTGCTTATTTTGTTTATTTAAAAAAATTAACTCAAAAAAAATCAATAATTGTTAAGACTAAATATAATAGTCTTTTAATAAATATTATTGATAAAGATAATATTATTGTTAATATGGGAAAACCTTTATTTAATATAAATAATATTCCAAATTTTTCCATATCTAATTTTCAGATTCATGATATTAAAGTTGACAATAATATATTTTATTTTTCAGAAATATTTATTGGTAATCCACATTGTGTAATTTTAGTTAAAGATATTGATCATGCTCCAGTTGATACCGTTGGTAGTTTTTTAAATCAAAATAGTCGATTTAAAAATGGTGTGAATGTAAACTTTATGAAAATTATCTCATCTAATCATATTATGTTGCGTGTTTATGAAAGAGGTGTAGGTGAGACTCAAGCTTGTGGTAGTGGAGCATGTGCATCTGTTGTTAGTGGCATTATACAGAATGTTTTAAAAAAGGATGTTATAGTAGAGTTAATGGGTGGGGTATTAAAGATTTCTTGGGGTGGTTTTAATCATTCGGTATATATGAATGGTCCTGCAAAACATGTATATGATGGTTATATTAATTATAGTTTTTTATATTCGTGA
- the cyaY gene encoding iron donor protein CyaY: protein MALNILKFQILFNTMLLKIEQVLEKQQEENDIDYDINYNIMTINFIDNSKIIISKQESFQQIWLATQTNGYHFNYINKKWLCSRSKLQFWKILENAFLKQGKIKIKF, encoded by the coding sequence ATGGCACTTAATATTTTAAAATTTCAAATATTATTTAATACCATGTTGTTAAAAATAGAACAGGTATTAGAAAAACAACAAGAAGAAAACGATATAGATTATGATATTAATTATAATATCATGACAATTAATTTCATTGATAATAGTAAAATTATCATTAGTAAACAAGAATCATTTCAACAAATTTGGTTAGCTACACAAACAAATGGATATCATTTTAATTATATAAATAAAAAATGGTTGTGTAGTCGAAGTAAACTACAATTTTGGAAAATTTTAGAAAATGCTTTTTTAAAGCAAGGAAAAATAAAAATAAAATTCTAA
- the rho gene encoding transcription termination factor Rho, producing the protein MNLTTLKNMLVPELIILGNKIGLENLARMRKKDIIFTILKQYSRSGENIFGDGVLEILQDGFGFLRSSSSSYLAGPDDIYVSPSQIRRFNLRTGDTISGNIRPPTSGEKYFSLFKMHQINYDKPEHSRVKILFENLTPLHANSRLRMEIGNGSTEDLTARILDLSSPIGRGQRGLIVAPPKAGKTMLLQNIAQSIAYNHADCILIVLLIDERPEEVTEMQRSVTGEVIASTFDEPAIRHIQVSEMVLEKAKRLVEHKKDVIILLDSITRLARAYNMVVPSSGKVLTGGVDSNALHRPKRFFGAARNVEEGGSLTIIATALIDTGSKMDEVIYEEFKGTGNMELPLSRKIAEKRVFPAIDYNRSGTRKEELLTSSEELKKMWILRKIIHPMNEIDAMEFLINKLSMTKTNYEFFNMMKRV; encoded by the coding sequence ATGAATCTCACTACACTGAAAAATATGTTAGTACCAGAATTGATTATCCTTGGTAATAAAATTGGTTTAGAAAATTTAGCTCGAATGAGGAAAAAAGATATTATTTTTACTATTCTGAAACAATATTCAAGAAGTGGAGAAAATATATTTGGAGATGGTGTATTAGAAATATTGCAAGATGGATTTGGTTTTTTACGTTCTTCGAGTAGTTCATATTTAGCAGGACCAGATGATATATATGTTTCACCAAGTCAAATTCGAAGATTTAATTTAAGAACTGGTGATACTATTTCAGGAAATATTAGGCCCCCAACATCTGGTGAAAAATATTTTTCTTTATTTAAAATGCATCAAATAAATTATGATAAACCCGAACACTCACGTGTTAAAATATTGTTTGAAAACTTAACTCCGTTGCATGCTAATTCACGACTGAGAATGGAAATAGGTAACGGATCCACCGAGGATTTAACAGCTCGAATATTAGATTTGTCATCCCCAATAGGTAGAGGACAACGTGGTTTGATTGTTGCTCCTCCTAAAGCCGGAAAAACAATGTTGTTGCAAAATATTGCACAAAGCATTGCTTATAATCACGCGGATTGTATTCTAATTGTATTATTAATTGATGAACGTCCTGAAGAAGTGACTGAGATGCAACGATCAGTAACAGGAGAAGTTATAGCGTCAACATTTGATGAGCCAGCGATTCGTCATATTCAAGTTTCTGAAATGGTTCTTGAGAAAGCAAAACGATTAGTAGAACATAAAAAAGATGTAATTATTCTTTTGGATTCTATTACTAGATTAGCAAGAGCATATAATATGGTTGTACCATCTTCTGGAAAAGTTTTAACAGGTGGGGTTGATTCTAACGCATTACATCGACCCAAACGTTTTTTTGGAGCGGCAAGAAATGTTGAAGAAGGTGGTAGTTTAACAATTATTGCAACAGCTTTAATTGATACAGGATCAAAAATGGATGAAGTAATTTATGAAGAATTTAAAGGAACTGGTAATATGGAACTTCCTTTGTCTAGAAAAATTGCTGAAAAACGTGTTTTTCCTGCAATTGATTATAATCGATCTGGTACTAGAAAAGAAGAATTATTAACTTCATCTGAAGAATTGAAAAAAATGTGGATTTTAAGAAAAATCATTCATCCGATGAATGAAATTGATGCTATGGAGTTTTTAATTAATAAATTATCGATGACAAAAACTAATTATGAATTTTTTAATATGATGAAAAGAGTATGA
- the trxA gene encoding thioredoxin: MSNYIVNVTNVNFDTIVLKNKKPLILDFWAEWCSPCKIFLPILEEISKEYKNSLQIAKVNVDDCKEITEKYSIQSIPTILFFNNKKFISSHSGVISIQELKKLLHLHFNIT, translated from the coding sequence ATGAGTAATTATATTGTTAATGTAACTAATGTTAATTTTGATACGATAGTATTAAAAAATAAAAAACCATTAATATTAGATTTTTGGGCTGAATGGTGCAGTCCTTGTAAGATTTTTCTTCCAATTCTTGAAGAAATTTCTAAAGAATATAAAAATTCTTTACAAATTGCTAAAGTTAATGTAGATGACTGTAAGGAAATTACAGAAAAATATTCCATACAAAGCATACCAACAATATTATTTTTTAATAATAAAAAATTTATTTCTAGTCATTCTGGTGTTATTTCAATTCAAGAATTAAAAAAACTTTTACATTTACACTTTAATATTACATAA